One part of the Bacteroidia bacterium genome encodes these proteins:
- a CDS encoding HEAT repeat domain-containing protein, with protein MRWISRVVICFLLFLPHSLLAQQNFTSVASWLKALEKESNETRYGLVYALTEVRGNKVKAAKKLYQALEHSDPFVRRYAALALGEHQLDPENAIPRLCDLLKDEELEVQHYARISLTKYGKPAIPFLVEVLETAGPPFHIENALDDLTSDVRHSLPATHATMALLDIKEGVFDQMLLQLKRENDYVKLLSDSLRKILYPTLSPYYAHPESWIKLPPDSSHSSSLLPYKKAFLSIKNGDKDEKYIRELEKGLQSSQLDIAKYSLQLLWNLLDPQADSIIASNLIRREFAISPYLLEILIDRYDKYGEPYPPQDEEYDFIGGKSWKEAESFALKDRMRLSPVFFYSLKELEEEAEPKTRLQISQLFKKYFPQEQHTYDYLLASFYQESNIKRKCEYVSLISRLANLNKLKLDWPALIEPILKDENLRKSDWEKLNLGSASISNPELYSYLEVYMTRGSKRERFLVSQTLRNNPARDSSQLDSLFIALQKESDPDILLAYLSSVESKRNHLDFDKAWFELFEKLSQNEHESVRRKTFYLLYQRFRSQEGVSELLLSVYNDKSFNIRYQAIYWLNSIIPDKEERLAFILQQILKEEDPRLQNRWIHSRPKGLQPFALLQPRFYDHFKKTLSAKDSTLRANSVANCLSAHPGGEKLQPELLGFIQDDAFTVRLTLVSNLLTYSKGKELRFQNRIDFEDPSLEEALLNLIPNERKSSIRKVGIGLLAETGVCKHVNFFQTQLQKEIRWDMERRKSDTYQSPRPEEAVIPVLLEALAKCQRDPLAGIEEEVRLHYQESAYITQAQYNLRGMSLESLKAALSFSQKSKERVLTRLPQLLADDLEIPSDTFLLELTQFILSQPNSTSPSEESGWGRHFLPYFKQHISDQYDDWKKLFDTSQNLNLKSNLIPILLLRFDRWEEELESLFLGLLEEPDPKVKREAIYQLTKWLENKTELGETASSDALKARYFSLLEEPDFTEKREILDILHLKGEIAELGKERTLKLFEDEALFFKDQLIVRTFDLYGRDSSYWFILLSLLGSEDDRVFYEARIHLKRVLDNNPHAAKSLMKAALSMEENASLEFVKLLLESEPKDQELLALLMPLLHKNYFETDFQESIAQLKKKFILHLHEDPSFEVKSGNSSFLDGNDKSPQLPWPPPAYTKRSMLPSHLLGSDSDTLGTILKNLTAILYESGYRERRIYRTKQGFAVLTQLERIHEDVRPWDGIDRWTQKELPPLDIGDYLSRLFMGSTGHYRVLLFIVTELEDIHGPAGPEVNAKQMSSLMSGGSQTLSKSYRSQVFKDMSVHCLIYQFEKRNGGETLLIRQSPFVVEDHLQKAGFMDKLNQFARKRE; from the coding sequence ATGAGATGGATTAGTCGTGTTGTAATTTGCTTTTTGCTCTTTCTTCCACATTCCCTACTCGCTCAGCAGAATTTTACATCCGTAGCTAGCTGGCTTAAGGCCCTGGAAAAGGAAAGTAATGAAACCCGATATGGGCTGGTTTATGCCCTTACTGAAGTTCGTGGAAACAAAGTTAAAGCTGCAAAGAAGCTCTACCAGGCGCTCGAGCATTCTGATCCATTTGTTCGGAGATATGCAGCTCTTGCTTTGGGGGAGCATCAACTAGATCCCGAAAATGCCATTCCTCGTTTATGTGATTTGCTAAAAGATGAGGAGCTGGAGGTTCAGCATTATGCCCGAATTTCTCTTACGAAATATGGAAAGCCTGCTATTCCTTTTTTAGTTGAAGTCCTTGAAACAGCTGGCCCTCCTTTCCACATAGAAAATGCTCTGGATGATTTGACGTCAGATGTTAGGCATTCTCTTCCGGCAACTCATGCGACTATGGCTCTTTTGGATATAAAGGAAGGAGTTTTCGATCAAATGCTCCTACAATTAAAGAGGGAAAATGATTATGTAAAGCTGCTTTCGGATTCCTTGAGGAAAATTTTGTATCCAACCTTAAGTCCCTATTATGCTCATCCAGAAAGCTGGATAAAACTCCCACCAGACAGCAGTCATTCTTCCTCCCTTTTGCCCTATAAAAAAGCCTTTCTCTCTATAAAGAATGGAGACAAGGATGAAAAATATATAAGAGAATTGGAGAAGGGCCTTCAATCTTCGCAACTCGACATCGCCAAATATAGCCTCCAATTGTTATGGAATCTATTGGATCCTCAGGCAGATAGTATTATCGCCAGCAATCTAATTAGAAGAGAATTCGCTATTTCCCCCTACCTACTCGAAATACTCATCGACAGATATGACAAATACGGAGAGCCCTATCCCCCGCAAGATGAAGAATATGACTTTATCGGTGGAAAAAGCTGGAAGGAAGCCGAAAGCTTTGCCTTGAAAGATCGTATGAGACTGTCTCCTGTCTTTTTCTATTCTCTAAAAGAATTAGAAGAGGAAGCTGAGCCAAAGACCCGCCTTCAAATATCTCAGCTATTTAAAAAGTACTTTCCGCAGGAACAACACACTTACGATTACCTTTTGGCAAGTTTTTATCAGGAGTCAAACATCAAAAGAAAATGCGAGTATGTGAGCCTGATTTCTCGACTGGCTAATTTGAATAAGCTCAAACTTGATTGGCCTGCCTTGATTGAGCCCATATTGAAAGACGAAAATTTAAGAAAAAGCGATTGGGAAAAGCTCAATTTAGGCTCCGCCAGTATTTCTAATCCCGAGCTCTATTCATATCTCGAAGTTTATATGACCAGGGGAAGCAAACGAGAGCGCTTTTTAGTAAGCCAGACTCTGAGAAATAATCCTGCAAGGGACTCTTCTCAATTGGATAGTTTATTTATTGCCTTACAAAAAGAAAGTGATCCGGATATCTTGCTTGCTTACCTAAGTTCTGTTGAATCTAAAAGGAACCATCTTGACTTTGACAAGGCCTGGTTTGAACTATTTGAAAAACTCAGCCAAAACGAGCATGAAAGCGTTCGGAGAAAGACCTTTTACCTCTTGTACCAAAGATTCAGGTCTCAAGAAGGAGTCTCAGAACTTCTCCTGTCTGTCTATAATGACAAGTCCTTTAACATTCGGTATCAAGCCATTTATTGGCTTAACTCAATTATTCCGGATAAGGAAGAAAGGCTCGCTTTTATCCTACAACAAATTCTCAAGGAAGAAGATCCAAGACTTCAAAACAGATGGATACACAGCCGCCCCAAAGGACTTCAGCCTTTCGCTTTACTACAGCCCCGATTTTATGATCATTTCAAAAAGACACTTTCTGCAAAGGATTCGACCCTAAGAGCCAATTCTGTTGCAAACTGCCTCTCGGCTCATCCTGGAGGAGAAAAATTACAGCCGGAACTTTTGGGCTTTATACAGGATGATGCCTTTACGGTCAGATTAACACTTGTAAGTAATCTATTAACCTACTCCAAAGGAAAAGAACTCCGCTTTCAGAATCGAATTGATTTTGAGGATCCGAGCCTGGAAGAAGCTCTGCTGAACCTTATTCCTAATGAAAGAAAGAGCAGTATCCGAAAAGTAGGGATTGGGCTTCTGGCTGAAACAGGCGTTTGCAAGCATGTCAATTTTTTTCAGACGCAACTGCAAAAAGAAATCAGATGGGATATGGAGAGGAGAAAATCTGATACATATCAATCTCCTCGCCCTGAGGAAGCAGTTATACCAGTTTTGCTTGAAGCTCTGGCAAAATGTCAAAGAGATCCTTTAGCAGGAATTGAAGAAGAAGTACGGCTTCATTATCAGGAAAGTGCATACATTACTCAGGCTCAATACAACCTAAGAGGCATGAGTTTAGAAAGCCTTAAAGCAGCTCTCAGCTTTTCCCAGAAAAGTAAAGAAAGGGTCCTCACAAGGCTACCACAGTTATTAGCTGATGATTTAGAAATTCCCTCTGATACCTTCCTCCTGGAATTGACTCAATTTATCTTAAGTCAGCCCAATTCAACTTCCCCTTCAGAAGAGTCAGGATGGGGGCGACACTTTCTCCCATACTTTAAACAGCATATCTCTGATCAGTACGATGATTGGAAAAAACTTTTCGATACGAGCCAGAATCTGAACCTTAAATCTAATCTCATACCCATTTTGCTGCTTAGGTTTGATCGGTGGGAAGAGGAATTGGAAAGCTTATTTCTGGGTTTGCTCGAAGAGCCCGATCCAAAGGTGAAAAGAGAGGCAATTTATCAATTAACAAAGTGGCTAGAGAACAAAACGGAATTGGGTGAAACAGCTTCCTCAGATGCATTAAAAGCCAGATATTTCTCCCTTTTAGAAGAACCTGACTTTACAGAAAAAAGAGAAATTCTCGATATTCTTCATCTGAAAGGAGAGATTGCTGAGCTGGGTAAAGAACGGACCTTAAAGCTATTTGAAGACGAAGCCCTCTTTTTCAAAGATCAGCTCATAGTGAGAACTTTCGATCTATATGGAAGGGATAGTAGTTACTGGTTTATCCTGCTTTCTTTGCTGGGAAGTGAAGATGATCGGGTATTTTATGAAGCGAGAATCCATCTCAAAAGAGTGTTAGATAATAATCCTCATGCGGCCAAAAGCCTGATGAAAGCTGCATTGAGCATGGAAGAGAATGCCTCTCTGGAGTTTGTGAAACTTTTGTTGGAATCAGAGCCAAAGGATCAAGAACTGCTAGCATTACTGATGCCTTTATTACACAAAAATTATTTCGAAACTGATTTCCAGGAATCAATTGCGCAGCTAAAGAAGAAGTTTATCCTGCACCTTCATGAAGATCCTAGCTTTGAGGTTAAATCTGGAAATTCATCCTTTCTGGATGGGAATGATAAGTCTCCTCAGCTTCCCTGGCCTCCTCCGGCCTACACCAAAAGAAGTATGCTTCCATCCCATCTTTTGGGAAGTGATTCAGATACACTAGGAACTATCCTGAAGAATTTGACGGCTATTCTATATGAATCCGGATACCGGGAAAGACGAATTTATAGAACCAAGCAAGGATTTGCAGTATTGACTCAGCTAGAGCGGATACATGAGGATGTTCGACCCTGGGATGGCATCGATCGATGGACGCAGAAGGAACTTCCTCCATTGGATATTGGTGACTACCTAAGCAGGCTTTTCATGGGGAGTACGGGCCACTATCGGGTTTTACTATTTATTGTTACGGAGCTTGAAGATATTCATGGACCTGCAGGGCCGGAAGTTAATGCAAAGCAAATGTCATCCCTGATGAGTGGAGGAAGTCAGACCTTGTCAAAGTCTTATAGATCTCAGGTCTTTAAAGATATGTCAGTCCATTGTCTGATCTACCAATTTGAAAAAAGAAATGGCGGCGAAACTTTACTTATCCGTCAATCTCCCTTCGTAGTAGAGGACCATCTTCAAAAGGCTGGATTTATGGATAAACTCAATCAATTTGCCCGCAAAAGAGAATGA
- a CDS encoding S41 family peptidase: MRTSILLLILFFSTSIFAQDNLDFENVKDGKALKWNNFGNGSYENAIDSEVFHGGKYSASIENKNDDIGFQAFAYTVPAKFKGKKIKLTGFLKTENVSEGYAGLWLRLDPRVAFDNMNNRGVTGTTDWKEYEIELKYDEEETRQIVFGALLVGKGKVWLDDLEIRIDGKKLEDAPEKSLSAAEKDTAFSSGSGISIEKLDKALLTDLEFLGKVWGFLKYHHPAIGRGDYNWDFELFRFLPKYLDADQREAREVLMLAWIESLGEVQSCARCKEYDEDAFLQADHAWLKDGQMNPKLKEQLLFILQNRHQGNHYYIGMSPGVGNPQFRHEDGYADMPYPDQGFRLLALFRYWNAIHYFFPYKHLMDKDWGPQLKAYLPAFLEAEDELEYEFAMVQIIGDIQDTHANLWGGSDKIREWKGERYAPLYTRFIEGKLVIADFFNSDFASETELKPGDIITQVNGKKVEEKVEEMRKYFPASNEPTRLRDIARDILRSNEEEIEITYLRDSKETTLKLPTYEGKDLSLQMVFRGKGEKSYKMLNNNIGYVTLGIIKDEDIPEIKKQFIDCKGIVIDIRNYPSTFVPFKLGSYFLEKSAPFVKFTSGNINKPGEFSFGTDLKISPSKKHFKGKVIVLLNEISQSQAEYTSMAFRASPNATIVGSTTAAADGNVSNINLPGGMSTMISGIGVYYPDGTETQRIGIVPDVEVKPTIKGVREGRDELLEKAIELILKD; encoded by the coding sequence ATGAGAACCTCAATCCTACTACTCATCCTCTTTTTTAGCACTTCTATTTTTGCCCAGGATAACCTGGATTTCGAAAACGTAAAAGACGGCAAAGCCCTGAAATGGAATAATTTCGGAAATGGCTCCTATGAAAATGCCATCGACAGTGAGGTTTTTCATGGAGGAAAGTATTCAGCATCCATCGAGAACAAAAATGATGATATCGGATTTCAAGCATTTGCCTATACGGTTCCGGCAAAATTTAAAGGGAAGAAGATTAAACTGACCGGCTTCCTGAAAACGGAAAATGTAAGCGAAGGCTATGCAGGACTTTGGTTGAGGCTGGATCCCCGTGTGGCTTTTGATAATATGAACAACAGAGGCGTAACGGGAACTACCGATTGGAAGGAATATGAGATAGAGTTGAAATACGATGAGGAGGAAACCAGGCAAATTGTCTTTGGTGCTTTATTGGTCGGGAAGGGAAAAGTATGGCTGGACGATCTGGAGATTAGAATCGATGGAAAAAAACTGGAGGATGCACCGGAAAAGAGTTTGTCTGCAGCCGAAAAAGATACAGCTTTCAGTAGTGGCTCAGGTATAAGCATTGAAAAGCTGGACAAAGCGCTTTTGACAGATCTGGAGTTTTTGGGGAAAGTATGGGGGTTCCTGAAATACCATCACCCTGCCATTGGCAGGGGAGATTATAATTGGGATTTCGAACTCTTCCGATTTTTACCCAAATACCTCGATGCAGACCAAAGAGAAGCAAGAGAGGTGCTCATGCTTGCATGGATTGAGAGTTTGGGAGAAGTACAAAGCTGCGCAAGGTGCAAAGAATACGATGAAGACGCCTTTCTACAAGCCGATCATGCCTGGCTAAAGGACGGCCAGATGAATCCAAAACTCAAAGAACAGCTATTATTCATCCTCCAAAACAGGCACCAGGGCAATCATTATTACATCGGCATGTCCCCCGGCGTCGGAAATCCGCAATTCAGACACGAAGATGGCTATGCGGACATGCCCTATCCTGATCAGGGATTTCGCTTATTGGCGCTTTTTCGGTATTGGAATGCTATTCACTATTTCTTCCCATATAAGCACTTGATGGATAAAGACTGGGGTCCTCAACTCAAAGCCTATTTGCCAGCATTTTTAGAGGCCGAGGACGAATTGGAATACGAATTCGCTATGGTTCAGATCATTGGGGACATACAAGATACACATGCCAACCTTTGGGGAGGTTCTGATAAGATTCGCGAATGGAAAGGGGAACGTTATGCGCCGCTTTATACCCGTTTCATAGAAGGGAAATTGGTGATCGCGGATTTCTTTAACTCAGACTTTGCATCAGAGACCGAACTTAAGCCGGGAGATATCATTACACAGGTAAATGGAAAAAAGGTAGAAGAAAAGGTGGAAGAAATGCGGAAGTATTTCCCTGCTTCCAATGAGCCTACCCGCTTGAGAGATATTGCTCGCGATATTTTGCGTTCTAATGAGGAAGAAATAGAAATTACGTACCTGCGTGATTCCAAGGAAACTACCCTAAAGCTGCCGACCTATGAAGGCAAGGATTTGAGTCTGCAGATGGTCTTTCGGGGGAAAGGAGAGAAATCCTACAAAATGCTGAATAATAATATCGGATATGTCACGCTCGGAATTATCAAAGATGAAGACATCCCTGAAATCAAGAAGCAGTTCATCGATTGCAAAGGAATCGTCATTGATATTCGAAATTATCCCAGCACTTTTGTTCCCTTTAAATTGGGCAGCTATTTCCTGGAGAAATCTGCTCCTTTTGTCAAATTTACAAGCGGCAACATCAACAAGCCCGGCGAATTTAGCTTCGGTACGGATCTGAAAATTTCTCCAAGTAAAAAGCATTTCAAAGGAAAAGTCATAGTGCTGCTAAACGAAATCAGTCAGAGTCAGGCCGAGTATACCTCCATGGCTTTTCGCGCATCCCCTAATGCCACCATTGTGGGAAGCACTACAGCAGCAGCGGACGGTAATGTTTCCAATATTAACCTGCCTGGAGGCATGAGTACCATGATCTCCGGCATCGGGGTTTACTATCCGGATGGGACTGAAACTCAACGGATCGGTATCGTTCCTGATGTAGAAGTAAAGCCTACAATTAAAGGAGTCAGAGAAGGCAGGGATGAGCTTCTGGAAAAGGCCATCGAGCTTATTTTGAAAGACTAG
- a CDS encoding CHAT domain-containing protein, with amino-acid sequence MSKESTQIKAADTYMLRLWKLWGAGMGFLLVLILFMTISGAGPFEGKISLTWMMTGILALPLLGLFFGQKLLADGRFTFNEQVFKISYIGSLLYIVLCLIVYLGTPFFSTMGQIPPIQVIQNALLGLLPLQSLIWFSFWLLFYKKRELLINQKILFLSANPKQTDQLRIGEEVRKISTGLKQAKYREQFELKQEWAVTVDTLQQSLLDEKPEFVHFSGHGGSLDQQLSGGFRSLDFGDEGAPEDESGLALEEENGKLKFVKTQALSNLFKLFSGEVKCVLLNACYSEVQAEAIVEHIPYVIGMKSSIPDSAAIAFSVGFYKALGAGESIPFAFDMGKNSIQLQDLNGADLPVLLEKNPASK; translated from the coding sequence ATGAGCAAGGAAAGCACACAAATAAAAGCTGCAGATACCTACATGCTCCGCCTCTGGAAACTATGGGGAGCGGGCATGGGATTTTTACTTGTGCTCATCCTTTTTATGACCATAAGTGGAGCCGGACCTTTTGAGGGAAAGATCAGCTTGACCTGGATGATGACAGGTATTTTGGCTCTGCCGCTTCTCGGCTTGTTTTTCGGGCAAAAACTGTTGGCTGATGGCCGATTTACCTTCAATGAACAGGTCTTTAAGATAAGTTATATAGGTTCGTTGCTCTATATCGTACTTTGTTTGATTGTCTATCTGGGGACTCCATTTTTCAGTACGATGGGACAAATTCCTCCTATACAAGTGATTCAAAATGCCCTTTTAGGACTCCTGCCTTTACAATCCTTGATCTGGTTTTCATTTTGGTTGCTTTTCTATAAAAAGCGAGAGCTCCTCATTAATCAAAAAATTCTCTTTCTCAGTGCAAATCCCAAACAAACGGATCAGCTGCGCATAGGGGAGGAGGTACGAAAAATTAGTACTGGATTGAAGCAGGCCAAATACCGCGAGCAATTTGAGCTCAAACAGGAATGGGCGGTCACGGTAGATACTTTGCAGCAATCTTTATTGGACGAAAAACCGGAATTCGTACACTTTTCAGGGCATGGAGGCAGTCTCGATCAGCAATTGTCCGGAGGATTTCGCTCCCTGGATTTTGGGGATGAAGGAGCTCCTGAAGATGAATCCGGACTTGCCTTAGAGGAAGAGAATGGGAAACTAAAATTTGTAAAAACCCAGGCCCTTAGCAATCTCTTTAAACTATTTTCCGGCGAAGTGAAATGCGTCCTGCTCAATGCATGTTATTCGGAGGTTCAGGCAGAAGCCATCGTTGAACATATTCCTTATGTCATTGGTATGAAAAGTTCGATACCGGATTCTGCTGCTATTGCCTTTTCTGTAGGATTCTATAAAGCCCTGGGAGCAGGTGAATCTATTCCTTTTGCTTTTGACATGGGAAAGAATAGCATACAATTGCAAGACTTAAACGGAGCCGATTTGCCGGTTTTGCTTGAGAAAAATCCTGCCTCAAAATAG